From a region of the Corallococcus coralloides DSM 2259 genome:
- a CDS encoding HEAT repeat domain-containing protein: MRIRVRPLFLALTLLVGCNGNRDQLLAEIQDPRPEVRAAAVKKLADQNNADDLVLFTRAAKDLSAIVRGEAASALGESQDPRVVDLLGELLEDPDEAVQGQAALALAKVKNDKAKAYLTLQYGRRGRATRRVIVQALKSANVPGAMATVVAAEAKGLWDRNLLALTEGALPERVGAAEELGKSGRVEAVNRLLPMVRDSQVILAAAAVRGLGDAGDTRAVAPIALLLDESFPELRESAIGALMKLQDPTAATKLQAVAVEKSAVSPLATDAILTFPRTPVTDAALCAIALDGARAEARDAARAMRSRGGCPADPIADRLSRPASAASGLQAVTGLGPAAQALLPKVTPWLNQPDVGLRTLAVEAVTHVGDASVVPVIQKLYEQEVAGLTALRADWIPQALPRKYAADLDPSAPRPEAARGKEDPRSGKHAQLFERLQALNAARAKEAGRVVVPPRVPSELSDDVEPAKLQPLATLLTAMGALKAPGALEILKGYADDVSPVLRAAALVGLASVGPEGMEVTRAALLEPDRELQKTLALALAEQGEAGQLALIASLPKMGSEKLVVLDALTRVGPPPASASEALQGVVKEGGAEAALAAQLLGRMGAKDAVPTLLKALDDSNSVARRDVLLALGAMGDAKSAEVVGRDLYHDLPEIRAAAATALRKMNTGAEAEPLDALKGDYFREVRVAAGASLTKEGTAAGGAR; this comes from the coding sequence ATGCGAATCCGCGTGCGACCCCTCTTCCTCGCCCTGACCCTGCTCGTCGGGTGCAACGGCAACCGGGATCAGCTCCTCGCGGAGATCCAGGACCCCCGTCCCGAAGTCCGTGCCGCGGCCGTGAAGAAGCTGGCCGATCAGAACAACGCGGACGACCTGGTCCTCTTCACCCGCGCCGCCAAGGACCTCTCCGCCATCGTCCGCGGTGAAGCCGCCAGCGCGCTCGGGGAGAGCCAGGATCCGCGCGTCGTGGACCTGCTCGGAGAGCTCCTGGAGGATCCCGACGAGGCCGTGCAGGGCCAGGCCGCCCTGGCGCTCGCCAAGGTGAAGAACGACAAGGCCAAGGCGTACCTCACGCTCCAGTACGGACGGCGGGGCCGCGCCACGCGCCGGGTCATCGTCCAGGCCCTCAAGAGCGCCAACGTCCCCGGCGCCATGGCCACCGTCGTCGCCGCCGAAGCCAAGGGCCTCTGGGACCGCAACCTCCTGGCCCTCACCGAAGGCGCGCTCCCGGAACGCGTGGGCGCCGCCGAAGAGCTGGGCAAAAGCGGCCGCGTGGAGGCGGTGAACCGGCTGCTGCCCATGGTGCGCGACAGCCAGGTCATCCTCGCCGCCGCCGCCGTGCGCGGACTGGGCGACGCGGGCGACACGCGCGCGGTGGCCCCCATCGCGCTGCTCCTCGACGAGAGCTTCCCGGAGCTGCGCGAATCCGCCATCGGCGCGCTGATGAAGCTGCAGGACCCGACGGCCGCGACGAAGCTCCAGGCGGTGGCCGTGGAGAAGAGCGCGGTGAGCCCGCTGGCCACCGATGCCATCCTGACCTTCCCGCGCACGCCCGTGACGGACGCCGCGCTGTGCGCCATCGCGCTCGACGGCGCCCGGGCCGAGGCCCGCGACGCCGCACGCGCCATGCGTTCGCGAGGCGGCTGCCCGGCGGACCCCATCGCGGACCGGCTGTCGCGTCCGGCCTCCGCGGCGTCGGGGCTTCAGGCGGTGACGGGCCTGGGCCCGGCGGCGCAGGCGCTGCTGCCCAAGGTGACGCCGTGGCTCAACCAGCCGGACGTCGGGCTGCGCACGCTCGCGGTGGAAGCGGTGACGCACGTGGGCGACGCCTCCGTGGTGCCCGTCATCCAGAAGCTCTACGAGCAGGAGGTCGCCGGGCTCACGGCGCTGCGCGCGGACTGGATCCCGCAGGCGCTGCCGCGGAAGTACGCCGCGGACCTGGATCCGTCGGCCCCGCGCCCGGAAGCGGCGAGGGGAAAGGAAGATCCCCGGTCCGGTAAGCACGCGCAGCTCTTCGAGCGACTCCAGGCGCTCAACGCGGCCCGCGCCAAGGAGGCCGGGCGCGTGGTGGTGCCGCCGCGAGTCCCCTCGGAGCTGAGCGACGACGTGGAGCCCGCGAAGCTGCAGCCGCTGGCCACGTTGCTCACCGCGATGGGTGCGCTGAAGGCGCCCGGAGCGCTGGAGATCCTCAAGGGCTACGCGGACGACGTGAGCCCGGTGCTGCGCGCGGCGGCGCTGGTGGGGCTCGCCTCCGTGGGGCCCGAGGGCATGGAGGTGACCCGCGCGGCGCTGCTGGAGCCCGACCGCGAGCTGCAGAAGACGCTGGCGCTGGCGCTGGCGGAGCAGGGTGAGGCCGGGCAGCTCGCGCTGATCGCGTCGCTGCCGAAGATGGGCAGCGAGAAGCTGGTGGTCCTGGATGCGCTGACGCGCGTGGGACCGCCGCCCGCGTCCGCGTCGGAGGCGTTGCAGGGCGTGGTGAAGGAGGGTGGGGCGGAGGCGGCGCTCGCGGCGCAGCTCCTGGGGCGGATGGGCGCGAAGGACGCGGTGCCCACGCTGCTCAAGGCGCTGGATGACTCCAACAGCGTGGCCCGGCGCGACGTGCTGCTGGCGCTGGGGGCCATGGGCGACGCGAAGTCCGCGGAGGTGGTGGGGCGGGACCTGTACCACGACCTGCCGGAGATCCGCGCCGCGGCGGCCACGGCGCTGCGCAAGATGAACACCGGAGCGGAGGCCGAGCCGCTGGACGCGCTGAAGGGCGACTACTTCCGCGAGGTCCGCGTCGCGGCGGGGGCCTCGCTGACGAAGGAAGGCACGGCGGCTGGCGGAGCGCGGTGA
- a CDS encoding cyclic nucleotide-binding domain-containing protein — MESRALKDKATEAFGKGRFAKAAELYEDYCQAEPKDHQSRLRMGDAWSKAGQRDRAVSAYQSAAEGFAKEGFLPRAIAASKLILELDPSHQGVQQMLADLYARRGTPATSRPKPKDAAPTSTSASLISQREAPPEATSPKAAPPKPLEAGGAPVDLSDALPPELALSNAPAPVADDTEVVLSVEVELEPTQDEPKAPAVSQPAAPATASPPAPPAAGSAPPETPAVPVAATPPAAPAPTSQSVRVAPPSPSPMPEHPQIRTPSGRWQALAPPITGPDTAPAHTEPKPPIQAAPPGLRPRRVDTPSRPTATVAVGASVVPTSAGAPEPWRASLRVSSFTELEIEADSLLHAVELAAQRGLAEHAPEEEPVYELTEEAGPGSWDALPSIPLFSDLPRDAFIQLFERCPLRRFGPGERILAQGTHGDAFYVICEGSVRVFREEDSHRQDLATLEVGAFFGEMALLSGAPRAASVESVSDDTQVLEISAAVLATLSRSHPPVAKALKKFCRERLLANVMNSSALFRPFNRKDRRNLVERFRARDVERGDVIIREGDATDGLYVVLSGEVEVHKSGQRLTSLKEGDLFGEISLLQKTPATATVEATRHTTLLRLPREDFDSLISSHPQVLMLVSDLSDERLRRTQHVLDSQAGTAMDDEEEDLILV; from the coding sequence ATGGAGTCGCGCGCACTCAAGGACAAGGCGACAGAGGCCTTCGGCAAGGGCCGCTTCGCCAAGGCCGCCGAGCTGTACGAGGACTACTGCCAGGCGGAGCCGAAGGACCACCAGAGCCGCTTGCGCATGGGGGATGCATGGTCCAAGGCCGGTCAGCGTGACCGCGCTGTCTCCGCTTACCAGTCCGCGGCGGAGGGCTTCGCGAAGGAGGGCTTTCTTCCGCGCGCCATCGCCGCGAGCAAGCTGATCCTCGAGCTGGATCCGTCCCACCAGGGCGTGCAGCAGATGCTCGCGGACCTGTACGCGCGAAGGGGCACGCCGGCCACCTCCAGGCCGAAGCCGAAAGACGCCGCGCCCACGTCCACCTCCGCGAGCCTCATCTCCCAACGGGAGGCCCCACCCGAAGCCACCAGCCCCAAGGCCGCGCCCCCGAAACCATTGGAGGCCGGTGGAGCACCAGTGGACCTGTCGGATGCGCTCCCGCCCGAGCTCGCACTGTCCAACGCGCCCGCGCCCGTCGCGGACGACACCGAGGTGGTCCTCTCCGTCGAGGTCGAGCTCGAGCCCACGCAGGACGAGCCCAAGGCGCCAGCGGTGTCCCAACCCGCCGCGCCTGCGACCGCGAGCCCTCCCGCACCGCCAGCCGCCGGATCCGCGCCGCCCGAAACACCCGCGGTGCCTGTCGCCGCCACGCCACCCGCCGCCCCCGCACCGACGAGCCAGTCCGTCCGGGTCGCACCGCCGTCCCCATCTCCCATGCCCGAGCATCCCCAGATCCGGACGCCCAGCGGACGCTGGCAGGCGCTCGCGCCGCCCATCACGGGCCCCGACACCGCGCCGGCCCACACCGAGCCGAAGCCTCCTATCCAAGCCGCGCCCCCGGGCCTGCGCCCCCGCCGCGTCGACACGCCCTCCAGGCCCACGGCCACGGTCGCCGTGGGTGCCTCCGTGGTGCCCACCTCCGCCGGAGCCCCGGAGCCCTGGCGTGCGTCCCTGCGCGTCTCCAGCTTCACGGAGCTGGAGATCGAAGCAGACTCGCTGCTGCACGCGGTGGAGCTGGCGGCCCAGCGGGGACTGGCCGAACACGCGCCGGAAGAGGAGCCCGTCTACGAGCTGACCGAAGAGGCCGGGCCCGGCAGCTGGGACGCGCTGCCGTCCATCCCGCTCTTCTCCGACCTGCCGCGCGACGCGTTCATCCAGCTCTTCGAACGCTGCCCGCTGCGGCGCTTCGGCCCCGGCGAGCGCATCCTCGCGCAGGGCACGCACGGCGACGCCTTCTACGTCATCTGCGAAGGCAGCGTGCGCGTCTTCCGAGAGGAGGACAGCCACCGCCAGGACCTGGCCACGCTGGAGGTCGGCGCCTTCTTCGGCGAGATGGCGCTCCTGTCCGGAGCCCCGCGCGCCGCCTCCGTGGAGTCCGTGTCCGACGACACGCAGGTGCTCGAAATCTCCGCAGCCGTGCTCGCCACGCTCTCGCGCAGCCATCCGCCCGTGGCCAAGGCCCTCAAGAAGTTCTGCCGCGAGCGGCTCCTCGCGAACGTGATGAACAGCTCCGCGCTGTTCCGCCCCTTCAACCGCAAGGATCGCCGCAACCTGGTGGAGCGCTTCCGGGCCCGCGACGTGGAGCGCGGTGACGTCATCATCCGAGAAGGCGACGCCACGGACGGCCTCTACGTCGTCCTCTCCGGAGAGGTCGAGGTCCACAAGAGCGGGCAGCGGCTGACGAGCCTGAAGGAAGGGGACCTGTTCGGAGAGATCTCCCTCCTGCAGAAGACCCCGGCCACCGCCACCGTGGAGGCCACGCGCCACACCACGCTGCTGCGCCTGCCGCGCGAGGACTTCGACTCGCTCATCTCCAGCCACCCGCAGGTCCTGATGCTCGTCTCGGACCTGAGCGACGAGCGCCTGCGCCGCACGCAGCACGTGCTGGACAGCCAGGCCGGGACCGCGATGGACGACGAGGAGGAAGACCTCATCCTCGTCTGA
- a CDS encoding AMP-dependent synthetase: MPFDVKDILRQLEAGFAPESGAPKWWQESWEDPEGFAVALAEAHAGRGVPPPKSRPGQQYDFFHDLIVRHVALERPAFRTHQRIQGWQAVGYRALHDLASRRASEWADQGVEPGMKVCLVHGVGQELLVSLLATLKLGGCFTLLPPMGPRAMATRLEALTPDFIAAEPHQLPLLKGHEPLLLKSQGRGAPGFTSHTYKPTDVVGLLFSPLVDPPHTPVPLTAENAWKGAIGDGMLTFGLSPGDLLAAPDFPVLQHLPALLFTTLLRGATYLHLEMADLALNPAPLLEHPLRALGVTPKLRDLLLRHRANLRNVQHWFRSPEEPFDAQAWRAWVKQCGLQSVPSSNILIDASAGGAVLMSSRGVNEPATDVHTDVFPVPGRAWTLKDPNESGQGAPTDVGVFTLLPDKEYPPGHVLLARIRQRYHYAGTLGFRHDGRTYSAKEVTAALEGLPFLAGTSVVPVSTGGLASHSRFILLAFTGATPAPSSGEQEIHRRIEMLLGGDFLPDRIEFFPLFPHRVKGAVDDAWCASQFFTGALHKKAKDPMFQALTALRGRLLESAAASGEDDPSPAR, translated from the coding sequence ATGCCTTTCGACGTGAAGGACATCCTCCGGCAGCTGGAAGCCGGCTTCGCCCCGGAATCAGGCGCCCCGAAGTGGTGGCAGGAGAGCTGGGAGGATCCGGAAGGGTTCGCCGTGGCGCTCGCGGAGGCCCACGCGGGCCGGGGCGTCCCGCCGCCCAAGAGCCGCCCGGGCCAGCAGTACGACTTCTTCCATGATCTCATCGTGCGCCACGTCGCGCTGGAGCGCCCCGCGTTCCGCACGCACCAGCGCATCCAGGGCTGGCAGGCCGTGGGCTACCGCGCGCTGCACGACCTGGCCTCGCGCCGCGCCAGCGAGTGGGCGGATCAGGGCGTGGAGCCGGGCATGAAGGTCTGCCTGGTCCACGGCGTGGGGCAGGAGCTGCTCGTGTCGCTCCTGGCCACGCTGAAGCTGGGCGGCTGCTTCACGCTCCTGCCGCCCATGGGCCCGCGCGCCATGGCCACGCGGCTGGAAGCCCTGACGCCGGACTTCATCGCCGCGGAACCCCACCAGCTCCCGCTCCTCAAGGGCCACGAGCCATTGCTGCTCAAGAGCCAGGGGAGGGGAGCGCCGGGCTTCACGTCCCACACGTACAAGCCCACGGACGTGGTGGGGCTGCTCTTCTCGCCGCTGGTGGATCCGCCGCACACGCCCGTGCCCCTCACCGCGGAGAACGCGTGGAAGGGCGCCATCGGCGACGGGATGCTCACCTTCGGCCTGTCGCCGGGGGACCTCCTCGCGGCGCCGGACTTCCCGGTGCTCCAGCACCTGCCGGCGCTCCTCTTCACCACGCTCCTGCGCGGCGCCACCTACCTGCACCTGGAGATGGCGGACCTGGCGCTCAACCCGGCCCCGCTCCTGGAGCACCCGCTGCGCGCCCTGGGCGTGACGCCGAAGCTGCGCGACCTGCTCCTGCGCCACCGCGCCAACCTGCGCAACGTGCAGCACTGGTTCCGCAGCCCGGAGGAGCCCTTCGACGCCCAGGCGTGGCGCGCGTGGGTGAAGCAGTGCGGCCTCCAGTCCGTGCCGTCCTCCAACATCCTCATCGACGCGTCCGCGGGCGGCGCGGTGCTGATGTCGTCGCGCGGCGTGAACGAGCCGGCCACGGACGTGCACACGGACGTCTTCCCCGTGCCGGGCCGCGCGTGGACGCTGAAGGATCCGAACGAGAGCGGGCAGGGTGCTCCCACGGACGTGGGCGTCTTCACGCTGCTGCCGGATAAGGAATACCCGCCGGGCCACGTCCTGCTCGCGCGGATCCGTCAGCGCTACCACTACGCGGGCACGCTGGGCTTCCGGCACGACGGCCGCACCTACTCCGCGAAGGAGGTCACCGCCGCGCTGGAGGGCCTTCCGTTCCTCGCGGGCACCAGCGTGGTGCCGGTGTCCACCGGCGGCCTCGCCAGCCACTCCCGCTTCATCCTCCTGGCCTTCACGGGGGCCACGCCTGCTCCCTCGTCCGGCGAGCAGGAGATCCACCGGCGCATCGAAATGCTGCTCGGCGGGGATTTCCTGCCCGACCGCATCGAGTTCTTTCCGCTCTTTCCCCACCGGGTGAAGGGCGCGGTCGACGACGCGTGGTGCGCCTCGCAGTTCTTCACCGGCGCGCTGCACAAGAAGGCGAAGGACCCGATGTTCCAGGCCCTCACCGCCCTGCGGGGACGACTGCTGGAAAGCGCTGCCGCTTCGGGCGAAGATGACCCGTCGCCAGCGCGCTGA
- a CDS encoding DUF4280 domain-containing protein: MGAQVVMGAMLQCSFGMAPSSLMVLPVNRIMATTPAANIMDNKPFLNVLPFGMCQSLANPMVAAATAAAFGVLTPMPCIPATAAPWVPGCPKVLIGNMPALESNSKCMCNWGGVIQVVSPGQMVAIDG, from the coding sequence ATGGGTGCTCAGGTCGTGATGGGAGCGATGCTCCAATGCAGCTTCGGGATGGCGCCCTCGTCGCTGATGGTGCTGCCCGTGAACCGGATCATGGCCACCACGCCCGCGGCGAACATCATGGACAACAAGCCGTTCCTGAACGTGCTGCCCTTCGGCATGTGCCAGTCATTGGCCAACCCCATGGTGGCGGCGGCGACCGCGGCGGCCTTCGGCGTCCTCACCCCCATGCCCTGCATCCCCGCCACCGCGGCCCCCTGGGTGCCCGGGTGCCCCAAGGTGCTCATCGGCAACATGCCGGCGCTGGAGAGCAACTCCAAGTGCATGTGCAACTGGGGCGGCGTCATCCAGGTCGTCTCCCCCGGACAGATGGTGGCCATCGATGGGTAG
- a CDS encoding type VI secretion system protein IglI family protein has product MGSPAQVLEPVDFTLLDVEFTTAPVPLDESEGPDPRLEAITGLVAKSEYADAARAAAGLLRQGVRDVRVVGPYLFGHFFADGMKALPVLFRSLKRTLTENWDFFGPMEKKLVFADTGLRWLLKMMGKHLEHHSRLKDAQWQTWSAPGNREPMEEALALGDPLIAALAILQKSACMDAMRTLLGALRSHAQSVPFLPPPEEPKAAAAPEPALAAAPDDDEEDDEGEEEEEVRPARRKKAARQEEQDSGPSVPMSPALAQLVRKLSAFEALVEREDYAKASVIAVDVLATVERFDPRVYLPQLFSGFFNGLAQHAEAIEPMLHNTETLSFRAMDQLYRVDLDAFLVAQARQSRGGSEYDE; this is encoded by the coding sequence ATGGGTAGCCCCGCACAGGTGTTGGAGCCCGTGGACTTCACGCTGCTCGACGTGGAGTTCACCACCGCCCCCGTCCCCCTCGACGAGTCCGAGGGCCCGGATCCGCGCCTGGAGGCCATCACCGGCCTCGTCGCCAAGAGCGAGTACGCGGACGCGGCCCGTGCCGCCGCGGGGCTGTTGCGCCAGGGCGTGCGCGACGTGCGCGTGGTGGGGCCGTACCTCTTCGGCCACTTCTTCGCGGACGGCATGAAGGCGCTGCCCGTCCTGTTCCGCTCCCTCAAGCGCACGCTGACGGAGAACTGGGACTTCTTCGGCCCCATGGAGAAGAAGCTCGTCTTCGCGGACACCGGCCTGCGCTGGCTGCTGAAGATGATGGGCAAGCACCTGGAGCACCATTCGCGCCTCAAGGACGCGCAATGGCAGACATGGAGCGCGCCCGGCAACCGCGAGCCCATGGAAGAGGCCCTGGCCCTGGGCGACCCGCTCATCGCCGCCCTCGCCATCCTGCAGAAGAGCGCGTGCATGGACGCCATGCGCACGCTGCTCGGCGCGCTGCGCTCCCACGCCCAGAGCGTGCCCTTCCTGCCCCCGCCGGAGGAGCCCAAGGCCGCCGCGGCCCCCGAGCCCGCGCTCGCCGCCGCTCCGGACGATGACGAGGAGGACGACGAAGGGGAGGAGGAAGAGGAGGTCCGCCCCGCGCGCAGGAAGAAGGCCGCCCGCCAGGAGGAACAGGACTCAGGGCCCAGCGTGCCCATGTCTCCCGCGCTCGCGCAGCTGGTCCGCAAGCTGTCTGCCTTTGAGGCGCTGGTGGAGCGCGAGGACTACGCCAAGGCGAGCGTCATCGCCGTGGACGTGCTCGCCACCGTGGAACGCTTCGACCCTCGCGTGTACCTGCCGCAGCTCTTCTCCGGCTTCTTCAATGGCCTGGCACAGCACGCGGAAGCCATCGAGCCCATGCTGCACAACACGGAGACGCTGTCCTTCCGCGCCATGGATCAGCTCTACCGCGTGGACCTGGACGCGTTCCTCGTCGCTCAAGCGCGCCAGTCGCGCGGCGGCTCGGAATACGACGAATAG
- the tssB gene encoding type VI secretion system contractile sheath small subunit, whose product MAIQDQLPKSRITLTYRTTINGEQETVNLPLRLLVMGDFSLGSSEDRKTDLETRKLRSVDGRNLDELMKDMKMSTNFQVANRINPDVEEELNVTLPIDRMKSFHPDEIVKHVPKLKALLLLKTLLVEMQSNIDNRKDLRRELYELFSKPEALKELLNELKGYETMRLPAGETAAKTDAPAAGAAAAGKPAGGAAAATAAVAATVAAGAKPPAAS is encoded by the coding sequence GTGGCCATTCAGGACCAGCTTCCCAAATCCCGCATCACCCTCACGTACCGCACCACCATCAACGGCGAGCAGGAGACGGTGAACCTGCCGTTGCGCCTCCTGGTCATGGGCGACTTCTCCCTGGGCTCCTCCGAGGACCGCAAGACGGACCTGGAGACGCGCAAGCTGCGGTCCGTGGACGGCCGCAACCTGGACGAGTTGATGAAGGACATGAAGATGTCCACCAACTTCCAGGTCGCCAATCGCATCAACCCGGACGTGGAGGAGGAGCTGAACGTCACGCTCCCCATCGACCGGATGAAGTCCTTCCACCCGGATGAGATCGTCAAGCACGTGCCGAAGCTCAAGGCGCTGCTGCTGCTGAAGACGCTCCTCGTGGAGATGCAGTCGAACATCGACAACCGCAAGGATCTGCGCCGCGAGCTCTACGAGCTGTTCTCCAAGCCGGAGGCGCTCAAGGAGCTGCTCAACGAGCTGAAGGGCTACGAGACCATGCGCCTGCCCGCCGGTGAGACCGCGGCGAAGACGGACGCGCCCGCCGCCGGTGCCGCCGCCGCTGGCAAGCCCGCCGGGGGTGCCGCCGCCGCCACGGCCGCGGTCGCCGCCACCGTCGCCGCGGGTGCCAAGCCCCCGGCCGCTTCCTGA
- the tssC gene encoding type VI secretion system contractile sheath large subunit — protein MAETTYLKRLFTSVRLDPPQESAPMITTNFAPAGDEQQVTLESRFLSSVAALLQNVAPVEGPDNTARFDKGQVLDVISRIDRMIDAQMNEILHNETFQKLESTWRGLEDLVDHTNFKANIAIDILDVAKDELAEDFENNSSNIFAGALFDKVYIQEYDQYGGRPFGAIVGLYDFSSTPADLTWLQRMAKVSNAAHAPFISAVNHKFFGCETIEEMEAIKNLEGVLAHPRFGRWNAFRDTEEAAYVGLTFPRYVLRLPWHPDKNPCDVLNFTETARGDSDKYLWGNSAILLARNMVKAFEISGWCQSIRGPKGGGLISGLPVDTFSLRGQEEIKAPVEIAIPDYREYEFARSGFIPLVYRKGSSDATFFSTQSAKVAKTFKDPKDSENSQLVTNLAYTFSITRLAHYVKCIMRDNIGNTADAPYIQRQLDSWLSNYVTTVANPDDLTVRRFPFKASSVTVFPRPGEIGWYDCKLAVLPHIQFEGLNVELMLESRLG, from the coding sequence ATGGCTGAGACCACCTACCTGAAGCGCCTGTTCACCAGCGTCCGGCTCGATCCGCCCCAGGAATCGGCGCCGATGATCACCACCAACTTCGCGCCCGCCGGCGACGAGCAGCAGGTCACCCTGGAGAGCCGTTTCCTCTCCAGCGTCGCCGCGCTCCTGCAGAACGTGGCCCCCGTGGAGGGCCCGGACAACACCGCCCGCTTCGACAAGGGCCAGGTGCTGGACGTCATCAGCCGCATCGATCGCATGATCGACGCGCAGATGAACGAGATCCTCCACAACGAGACCTTCCAGAAGCTGGAGTCCACGTGGCGCGGCCTGGAGGACCTGGTCGACCACACCAACTTCAAGGCCAACATCGCCATCGACATCCTGGACGTCGCCAAGGACGAGCTGGCGGAGGACTTCGAGAACAACTCCAGCAACATCTTCGCCGGAGCGCTGTTCGACAAGGTCTACATCCAGGAGTACGACCAGTACGGCGGCCGTCCCTTCGGCGCCATCGTGGGCCTGTACGACTTCTCCTCCACGCCCGCGGACCTGACCTGGCTGCAGCGCATGGCCAAGGTCTCCAACGCCGCGCACGCGCCGTTCATCTCCGCCGTGAACCACAAGTTCTTCGGCTGCGAGACCATCGAGGAGATGGAGGCCATCAAGAACCTGGAGGGCGTGCTCGCCCACCCGCGGTTCGGCCGCTGGAACGCGTTCCGCGACACGGAGGAGGCCGCCTACGTGGGCCTGACCTTCCCGCGCTACGTGCTGCGCCTGCCCTGGCATCCGGACAAGAACCCCTGCGACGTCCTCAACTTCACCGAGACGGCGCGCGGCGACTCCGACAAGTACCTCTGGGGCAACTCCGCCATCCTGCTCGCGCGCAACATGGTGAAGGCGTTCGAGATCTCCGGCTGGTGCCAGTCCATCCGCGGCCCCAAGGGCGGTGGCCTCATCTCCGGCCTGCCCGTGGACACCTTCTCCCTGCGCGGCCAGGAGGAGATCAAGGCCCCGGTGGAGATCGCCATCCCGGACTACCGCGAGTACGAGTTCGCGCGTAGCGGCTTCATCCCGCTCGTGTACCGCAAGGGTTCCAGCGACGCGACGTTCTTCAGCACCCAGTCCGCCAAGGTCGCCAAGACGTTCAAGGACCCCAAGGACTCGGAGAACTCGCAGCTCGTCACCAACCTGGCCTACACGTTCTCCATCACGCGGCTGGCGCACTACGTGAAGTGCATCATGCGCGACAACATCGGCAACACGGCGGACGCGCCCTACATCCAGCGCCAGCTGGACTCGTGGCTGTCCAACTACGTCACGACCGTGGCCAACCCGGACGACCTCACGGTGCGCCGCTTCCCGTTCAAGGCGAGCAGCGTGACGGTGTTCCCGCGCCCCGGTGAGATCGGCTGGTATGACTGCAAGCTGGCCGTGCTCCCGCACATCCAGTTCGAAGGCCTCAACGTGGAGCTGATGCTCGAGTCGCGGCTCGGTTAA
- the tssK gene encoding type VI secretion system baseplate subunit TssK: MQRYKLARVRWHVGQTLLPEHFVAQEDALDAEIRLHSTLSGLPSYGVANLAWNESLLQSGSLSISALTVVTKSGDLLDVPGNSVISPLSLEAVGKTEFIVYLHVLKETVSAEGIRLYADDPPVLQRVLHKLQLSTEPVLDGTIGSLGLAAVSQDEDGAWHTSPDWVPPLLLVGPNPFLEKLLSTLDDLLDQVRQQLLTNISDTYLRTDRLTNARRALFEVQRLIALRRDMFRQVYVHPYHLFDALRRLYFEACCYLEMLPDEQMPVYQHEGLNEALGGWIRLLTRSFQPEATRSTHKAFQAKEGQFQMTPLPPEIRSASEAYLLVQRTQPGERTPLDGVKLASPSRLPLVRRQALKGVPFKHVPYPSFPHALGPEIDWYLLSNGEEWQHALREDGLAFYVTPALRGAQTSLFWRRS; this comes from the coding sequence ATGCAGCGGTACAAGCTCGCACGGGTCCGCTGGCACGTCGGCCAGACGCTTCTTCCGGAGCATTTCGTCGCGCAGGAGGACGCGCTGGACGCGGAGATCCGCCTCCACTCCACGCTGTCCGGCCTGCCGTCCTACGGCGTCGCGAACCTGGCCTGGAACGAGTCGCTCCTGCAGAGCGGCAGCCTGTCCATCTCCGCGCTCACCGTCGTCACCAAGTCCGGGGACCTGCTGGACGTCCCGGGCAACTCCGTCATCTCGCCCCTGTCGCTGGAAGCCGTGGGCAAGACGGAGTTCATCGTCTACCTGCACGTGCTCAAGGAGACCGTCAGCGCGGAGGGCATCCGCCTGTACGCGGATGATCCGCCGGTGCTCCAGCGCGTGCTGCACAAGCTGCAGCTGTCCACGGAGCCGGTGCTGGACGGGACCATTGGCTCCCTGGGGCTGGCCGCCGTGTCGCAGGACGAGGACGGCGCGTGGCACACGTCTCCGGACTGGGTGCCGCCGCTCTTGCTCGTGGGGCCCAACCCCTTCCTGGAGAAGCTGCTCTCCACGCTGGACGACCTGCTGGATCAGGTGCGCCAGCAGTTGCTCACCAACATCTCGGACACGTACCTGCGGACGGACCGGCTCACCAACGCGCGCCGGGCGCTCTTCGAAGTGCAGCGGCTCATCGCGCTGCGCCGGGACATGTTCCGTCAGGTGTACGTGCACCCGTACCACCTGTTCGACGCGCTCCGCCGGCTGTACTTCGAGGCCTGCTGCTACCTGGAGATGCTCCCGGACGAGCAGATGCCGGTGTACCAGCACGAGGGGCTCAACGAGGCCCTGGGCGGGTGGATCCGCCTGCTCACGCGCAGCTTCCAGCCGGAGGCCACGCGCTCCACGCACAAGGCCTTCCAGGCGAAGGAAGGGCAGTTCCAGATGACGCCGCTGCCGCCGGAGATCCGCTCCGCCAGCGAGGCCTACCTGCTGGTGCAGCGCACCCAGCCCGGGGAGCGCACGCCGCTGGACGGCGTGAAGCTGGCGAGCCCCTCGCGGCTGCCGCTGGTGCGCCGCCAGGCCCTGAAGGGCGTGCCCTTCAAGCACGTGCCGTATCCGTCCTTCCCTCACGCGCTGGGGCCGGAGATTGACTGGTACCTCCTGAGCAACGGCGAGGAGTGGCAGCACGCGCTGCGCGAGGACGGCCTGGCCTTCTACGTGACTCCCGCGCTCCGGGGCGCCCAGACCTCGCTGTTCTGGCGGAGGAGCTAG